CCTGCTGTTTCTCCTTGTTCCTCTTCGGACCCTGGACTCTCCCCAGGCACCTGCCCTCCTGCACACCAGCCCTTCCTGGCCAGCTGCCGGGTGTCCCCAAGGCAGGCGTCTCTCTTCTGTGTCTGCCCTTCTCCTGCACTCCCTATAAATAGCCCGTTTTCGCTCCTCAGTGAAAGGGAGCGGCGGGCTGAGAAGGCCTGGTCACCTCTCTGTCCCATGACCAGACTGTCATTGagttgctgtgtgaccttgggccgaTTGGGGCCCTCCCTTGGCCTTCAGCCGCCAGTCCTGGATCCCGATCCTGGTCCCCGTTCCACTCCCCTGGGCCTGGCCTTGTAGTCTCCAGTGGTCTCTCATGCCCTCCAGGGACCCCTCACAAAGGATGGGGAGCTGCCCAGGGCTGGGAGTCCAGGCCTGGCCAGAAACCTTGGGTCAAACAGGGAAGAGCAGGTGACACAGCGTCCTGAGTAATGGCCCCCTTTGGAGGGATGAGTCACAGGGCACCCATGGAGCCCACCGGGGCATACACCCCCAGAGCAGGTCTCATACTCCCAGAACCCTGGTGGGGTAAACTGGGTGCAGGCGGCAGGACAGGGCTGACTAACCTGGAGGGGACAGATGAGCCCTCAGTTCTGTGGCCCCAGGCTTCTGCTCTAAGGAAGGTCCTAAAAGCTGGAGACAGCTACAGAGGAGAGGGGTGAGCTCCCCATCACCAAGGGCATGCAAACAGAGGCTGCCCCTGCTCCCACCCCCCACCGgcccttttttcctccctctttgtCCCCCACTGGGTCAGGCTGAGCCTGGGTCCTTTCTTGGGGACCTGTCAGAGCCTGAGGACTGGCTTCCATCCCTCCGGTCCCTGTCCTGCAGTCTCCTGGGTTCCTCTTGCCTCTGGGACTTGGCTCCAGCTgcagcctcctgcctccctgaGTCTGTGCCAGAGTTCAGGTTAGGGGTGGGTCTACCCTTGAtggaggggcagggtgggggctcAGCAGCCGGGACTTTAGAGAGGGGAGGGGGTGTctaggcaggcagggaggggtgaCAGGCGGTGCCAGCATCAGGCAGGTGTCCCACCCCAGGGGGGCTGAGTGGGAGGGAGGGGCCAGGGCGAGGCGTTCCTTTCCCTGCAGGCCCTCCCCCTGATCAGAAAGGCAATTCTGTGTGGGATGCAGGGCTGGGGGCAGTTTCCCTGGGGTGGGCACAAGACCCCTACTCAGCTGGCAAGTGGATTTGAGGGCCCGGGAGTGGAGTGTCTTCCTTAGCGTCTCACTCTGACTCCTGTAGGTGGGATGAGGGGCACCCCCTGCTCTCTGCAGCAGGAAGCCAGAGACTCTCTCCACCCTCCCCTGAGGATGCTGAACAAGCTGGTGCTGGTCCCACGTGGACTCCAGCCTCTCATTCACTCCGAACAGGGGCGCACACCAGGGcgggctgcctggaggaggggtGGTGGGTGAGATGCATGTGGAGGGGGCTGCAGTGCAGGGTCTGGCTTCAGGCTCAGCATCCCAAGAGACTCCCGCAGAATCAGGGATCTCTGGGCACCTCCTATAGGTGGGGCTCTGGTCACAGCAGGGGAAACCACCCTCAGACAGACGCACCCTCCAACCACCCCAAACTCACACTCACTCACATGCAAACCCAAACCATCTGCTCACCCAGAACCTCACTCAAGAGCCTCTGGGTGTCCCAGCCCCACACACCACGTGAGCTGGGCTCCTGCCTGCCCTGTCCATACCGGCTCTCAGACACTCTCTAGTCCAGTGTGGGCTGCCCACCTCCCCAAGGGCTTCCACTCACACCCCTTGGTCCCACCACGCTCTGAGAGCACAGCGTGCCCCCACCCAAGACCAAAATCAACAAAATCACCCCCTAAAGGGGACACGAAAGAAACCTCAACTCTTCCCCTGAAACCCACAGTAAAAACCCAGGACAAACaagcatttgatttttttcctttgcggattttttttttttaagtagacatagtctttttatctttctcattttaCAGCAAACATtgcaaatatagaaatatttttttctgtacaatAGAACGACTACAGTGTACacgggggctgggctgggggacgTGCCTCCCCGCCCTCGGCCCTCCCAGCCACCCCGGCCGTCCACAGGCACAGTCTCCACCCACCCTGAGTCCAGCAGGGCGCCAGGACCTGTCCCGGAGGCCACTTGGCCGCCGGCATTCACTCCGCCCTCTGCGGTGGACTCCGGAGGCGGCAACGAAGAGACATACTGGACAGAGAATCCACAGAAAACCACGGACAGAGGAGATCACGCCAGGGGCCCCGAGGTGGCCACACCCCCCACAGACcgtgttttgtctttttaaaagaacttgtcttttattatatatttttttaaaaaaaggaagaaaagaaagagaggaaaaggcagagaagactcaaaagagaaaagataatgaaaaaaaatccccacccccaccccccatccctAAGACACAGTTTTCCGAAgtcccttgtgtgtgtgtgtgtgtgtgtgtgtgtgtgtgtacatgtgctgCCCGGGGCGGCCACATGAGCTGGGTACGTGTCTCCCCGGTCTGTCCCTGCCCACGCCCCCACCTCGCCTCTGCagggccccccacccccagcgtTCACAGTTGCTGTAGTGTTGTGCGTGTGTTGGGTTTGGTGCTGAGTCTCTGGGTGGATCCTGCATCCTTTTTGGTCCAGTGGGCGTCGCGGGTCTGGGGGAAAGGGGTTGGGGGGGCTCAGGACTTGTGCTGGGCCGACACGCCCTTCCAATAGTCCAGGATGTCGTGCAGATCCTCATCTTTGGCGAACTGAACCTTCTTGCGCAGCGCGTGGCCGGCCGCCAtgaactcctcctcctccttgtgcCGCCGGCGGCTCAGTCTGAAGCGCTCCCAGATGCTCTGGGAGGCGCGGCAGGTGTACTCGGGACTGGAGGAGTAGCTCAGGCTGTGATACTGCGGGGACAGCGGCGAGTAGGCCAGGTCGCGGGGCCGCGGCCGGGTCAGGGGATCCAGGATGGACGCCTTGCGCCCCAGACCCTCGTGGGCTGGCGGCGGCGGTGGCCCGGAAGGCGCGGGCGGCTCTGCCGGGTGCGGGCCGGGGTACGAGTGCCGGTGCTCGCCGTACTGGCGGCCCTTCTCGGCCTCGGCCCGGAGCGCGGCGGCCACGGGCGTCACTGTGAGGATGGCGTCGGCCGCGGCGGGGGAGCTCTTCTCGATGTACTTGGCCTCTGCGGCCGCGCCCTTGTGCACCCCGACGGCCTCGGCGCGGAAGGCGCGGGGACTTCGGGCAGAGCCCCCGGACGTCAAGGTGCCGGCGCGCGGGGGCCCGGGCGCCTCCAGGCTGTGATGCCGCTGCAGGCTGTGGCCGAAGGTGTCCTTGTAGGCGGGCGCCAGGAAGCCGTGCTTGGCGGCCAGCGGCTCGGACAGCAGCACCAGCGGCGGCGGCTCCGCGGCAGACGCCGGTCCCGCCTTGACGCCCTGGAACGAGGTGGCCTCGGACTTGAGCGCATCGATGCAGTTGTTGATGATCTGGTTGACCTTGTCTACCTCCTTGGCGATGGTGGAGATCTCGGCCACCGAGCTCTGGCTATCGGGGCCCGGCCGGCCCAGCTCGCCGTCCCTGCGGTCCGGAGGGTCCCCAGTGCGCACCTCCATGTAGCTGCCCTTGCTGGCCTTGGGCGTGTCGGCGCTCTCCACCAGCTTGTACGGCTCTACCTCGCCGGCCGCCGGCAGGTAGGGAATGCGTGTCACGGCCTCAGGGCCCAGCAGCGGGCCCTGGGACAGTGGGGCCAGGCCGGGCGCCTCCAGCTCTGGCCCATACTTGAGCTCAATGATGGTCTTCTTCAGGCTGCCGGCTGCGGCCGCCGAGGCGGCTTTCTTGTGCTTCTCCTCCTGGCGCCGCCGCCTGCGCAGGCAGTAGTAGACGGCGCCCAGCACCAGCACCATGCCGAAGAGGCAGCCCAGGATGGTCATGATGTAGTGGGTGGCCGTGGAGGGGCTGGGCACCGGACCGGGTGGACTGGGTAGCCGGGGCAGGCAGATGGTGAGGCAGGTGTGGTTGTGGCGCAGCCCGGCGCTGGTGGACACCACGCAGTAGGTGTAGTTGGTGAGCGTGAACAGGTTGGTCAGGCGGATCTCCTCCTGGGCCTTGGTCAGCCTGGACACAGTGGAGGACTTGCTGTTGTTGAAATGCTCCAGGGTGTACATCCGGTGGAACGGGCTGGGCAGCTGGACGGTGATGGTGGCCGAATTCTGCGTGAGTTGCTTGACCTTGATGAGGGGACGGGCCTCAGCCTGTGTGGCCAGAGTGGGCAGGGCCACCAGTGGCGTGGTGCCATCCCCAGAGAAGCACTCGTCTTCGGTGCAGGGTGCGTCACTGGGCtcttggggaggtgggggaggcggGGAACGGCCCGGCTGTGATCGCCCCGGCGCTGGGCGTGGGGGCCCGACCACCTCGGCCGCGTACGAGTCCTCAGTGCAGACCGACTgcagtttgctgaggatgctACGGTGGCCGCGGCGGCCCTGGCCCAGGAGGTAGTAGCCGGAGTAGACGGGTGGCGATTCACACTGCATCCGGTCGTAGGCCTGAGTCGCGTTGGTGAAGGCGGCCAGCCAGCGCAGGAAGCCCAGCAGCTCGCAGGAGCAGTAGAAGGGGTTGCTGTAGAGCTCACACACCGACAGCTTGGCCAGGCCAGCGAAGGTGCCGCTGTTCAGCTGCTGGATGCGGTTCATGGACAGGTCGATGTTGACGATGTTGGGGCACTCCCAGAAGCTGCTGGCCATGACCACCTCGATGAGGTTAGCCTGCAGGTACAGGTACTCCAGCTTGCCCAGGCCGCGCAGCATGCCCTCTGTGAGGTTGCGCAGCCGGTTGTAGCCCAGCTGCAGCACCTGCAGGTTGAACTGGCCTGAGAAGGCGCCATCCTCGATGTAGCCTATCTCGTTCTTGGTGAGGTTGAGGTACGTGAGGTTGCCGAAGCGGCTGAGCGAGGCGTATTGCACACTGCGAATACGGTTCTCGTTAAGCCGCAGGTCCACGATGGTGTTGTTGATCTGCTGCGGGATGGCCTCATAGGGTGGCTGGTTCTGGCTGCAGATGGCCAGCCACACGAAGCCCTTGTCACCCTCGATCAGCCAGCAGTCCCCGCGGGCCAAGCCGCCTGCATGAAGCAGGGTGGCAGCggccacacacacccacagcgCGCCCCACCCGAGCCTGGCCATCGGGACCGCCCTGCAGGGAGCCCCCACTCAGCCTGCCCAGGGGGACCGGGTGGGGGGCCAGGCGGTGGCCCCCGAAGGAATGGaggggtgggatggggaggtgCCTGCACTCTCAGGGGTGTCCTGTCCCAAACTGCATGGCCACAAGGTGCAAGTGCAGGGAGGGAGGGTGCCTCCCTCACAGCCGGCCGCCTCTTGTCTTCCGCCCCAATCTTGCGGTGACCGGGGCCTCCTGCCCCATGGGCCTGGGTATCCTGATGGCTCCACTGGCTCCTCCTGCTCTGACAATCCTGCTGCAAGACAAAAGAGGAGGCAGCAGTCAGGGGACCTCTGGCATCTCATAGCGGTGACTTCCAAACATGGCCTGAGTCCCTGCTCCACTGAGCCCCTGAGCCTCTTCTGTAAAACATAGAACAGAAGCCCCTTCCTCAGAAGCCCCTAGGAGTTCCTGAGATGGGCCAGAATAATGGAGGAAATGCTCCAACCTCTGGTGGAGGGGCCTTCTCAGCTccctggcctcagcttcctcatctgcaaactgGATGGGGCACTACCTGCTCGGCTGGGCTCCAAGGTACTGATGGCCCAGAATTGAGACCCCTGCAGTCCATTTCACTCTCGGCGCAAGCCTGgttggatgaggaaactgaggcaggggactGGGACCTAAAGTCACTTGGCGGAGTAACAGGGCTTCTcctgctggctggctggctgcagCCAAGGACATGCATGTGCAGGCCCTCGCTGGGCTCTGTCCCTGTTGCCTGGTGTTTCTGCTCCCGGGAGGCCCAGCTGCAATGCCCCAGGAGTTGCCTGCAGGAGCTGACCTGCACACCTGCCAGGAGTCCACAGAATCCTTCCAGGGTGCCGGCTCTTCTCCAGCCCTCTAGGGGGGAGACACTGGGAGATATTCTGGCCTGTCTGGGGACTTGCACCTGCCAAGGTCTTGGTCTGAGCTCGCTTGCCCTGTGTCCCCGGCATACCGTGCcccttctgggcctcagtttccccaaatgAGCTGGCTGGATGGTCTCTGAGGGTGTCTACCTTGCACTGTACTTGGCACTGTCCGAACCTCACCTTGGTGGAGCGTGGCTGCCTCCCTTCTGGAAGGAAGAGAGCCGGTTGCTCTGCTGAGCATTCCTGGGCTCTGCATATCCTCCCCGGGCTGGGAGACAGACTGCTCCGAGGTCCCTTGGGGAGTTGGATGCCCCTCCCACCATCCTCCCCACCACCGTATGGAGTCCTTTTCTTTATCCCTCAGCTTCCACAGGACCCTGATTTTCTCTAGGCAGGATGGTGCCTCATCCATCTCTCTGGTGTCTCCTGAGCCCGCACACAGATGATGTGGCAATCAAGTCATAGGGGAGGGAGCCCCAGGCAGGAAGGACCCTGCAGACAGGGCTGGAGGTGCTGGGCTCCTGCTCCCCAGCAGACACCCTCCCCCACCATCCTCGAGGCAGGGGAACCCTTGATGTGCAGCCTTACCTCTCGGCCGCCTGTGTTTGCCCTGAAGGATAGAGAAATGGGTGTGTGTTTGCTTGTTAATGTGTGGATTTACAGCCGGCCCCTGTCACCGTGCCGTGGCCTGGCAGGCAGCCAGCTGGGTGTATTTCACTGATATTGACGTTTGCAACTAGTCTGCACTGAAGCGGtttaaattagagaaaaaaaatataatgatgTGAAATGGGTTTTTTCCTCTCTTTGGAAACTTCATAAAGAACAATTTTGTTCCGGCTCCTGGAGAAGAGTCTATTTCTGATTTAAAGAGAGGGAGAAGTCAGAGGGTATGAGGGCTGCAGCTAGGTCCTAGCAGGCCCTGGGGGGCTAACCCAGGGCTTGGCCTGGAGAGGCCAGGGAAcgcccagctcagctcagctggGCAGGATCTGACTAGGCCCACTCAGAAATGGCTCTGGGGGCAGCTTGGCTGGGGAAAATGGGGTCCCGACGTGGTCTGATTGGATGTGAAATCCACCATCATGGGAGTCAGCGCTGTCTTGGTCACCGTCATGCAGTGTGCCGTGTGCACCTGCCTGCCCGCGCCCATGCCAGCCCCTCCATACCTCCCCACCATCcttccaccatgcccaacctgtgCCAATGCTGGGATTTAGCTCTCCCAGGCCTCTTGGGGGCCCAGGTCTCAGGCAGGGGTGCGTGCTGGTCGGGGGAGGGTTGAGGGCATGGAGCCGACGGTGTGGGGCTGATGTCGTCTGGCTGTGCCCAGCCTCCGGAAGGGCGGGCCTGACCAGCAGCCACACAGGAAGCGTGTAGGAGGTGTGGTGCCTCAGCCCCAATCGTAATCACCTTTAATCTTTTGCTCAAAATAACCCAAAGTCAAGGTAAGGAGGATTATGGAGCCTAAAAGCCCTTATCGCAGGCACAGATAGGAGGCTGGGCCCAGCAGCTGAGGGCTGGAGGGCTGCGTGCACATGgggttcatgtgtgtgtgtttgtgtgcatgtgtgttgtggaCGCATATATGCCATGTCCACCCACACGTTTGGTACCCGTGAGCCCTCGCATGTGTGTGCCAGGCCatctgcatgtgtatgtgcacaggtgtgtgtgcacacagcaGGTATTTGTGTACATGAGTGCACAGGCCATGCTCATTGGGGCACTGGGCAGAGCAGCTGTCACTGAGGGCACGCTGTCTGGGAAGCAGCCCTGGGGCCCTGGTATGTCTGAGGCTGGGTGGAGGCAGGTGTGGGTGGCACAGGTGCAGCTCCGAGCCCCCCAGATCTTCACACATGCATGGGGGTCTGCATGTCTGGCATGCTGCATGTACACAGGAAACACGCTCTAAGTGTGCACTGGTGGCCAACACTGCCAGGGTTTGGCTGGGCACCAGACCCTCTCCCCCTTCCTCACTCACCTGATTCCTCCCCTGCCAGCCCTTTCCTTGCCACCATGTCCCAGTCCTCCCATTGTGAGTCCAGGAATCTATGCTTCAGGCTCCTTGGGAGgggtgctgggaacacaggctgACCTCTCCACCTGACTCTGAGCCCTGCTCCATCGGGCTGGGCAGCCTGTGTGATGAGGGAGGCAGGCTGTCCCCAGCCCAGTGTCCAGCCCCACTTTCCTGCTCTGCCTCTGCTCTAGAGTCCAGGTAAACAGGAGCCTGGGGCCTGCAGAGGCTTGGGGATTCCTCCCAGCCTGACCTCGCTGCCAAGTCTGCCTGGCAGAGAGATCTTCAGGGTGTGTGGGCAGGACTCCCCAGTGTGGCCAGTACCCTGCCAGTGAGAAAGGGTGGGCCTGCTGCCTCTTAGGAGGAGCCCCCCAGCTTTTTTtatgagatgagtcttgctctgtcatccaggctggagtgcagtggcgcaatcttggctcactgcaacctccacctcctgggttcgagcgattctcctgtctcagcctcccgagtagctgggattacaggtgcccgccatcacacccagctaatttttgtacttttagtagagatggtgtttcaccatattggtcaggctggttttgaacccctgacctcaagtaatccacccgcctcagcctcccacaatgctgggatgataggtgtgagccactgcgcccggctgaggGACCCCAAAGTGTTCATTCTGCAGCTCGCTTTatggcagggaaactgaggctcagagggaaaaggacttgtccaaggtcacactgtGAGTCAGCCCTGTGTGGCCtcctgttgggggctggggggacAGGCTGGACAGGTCTGCACTAGAAGGGGTTTGAGAGGCACCCCTGGGTCTGGGAGCCCCCAGGGGCAGAGGCTGTGGCCCTGACACAGGAAACAGGGAACCACCTAGGAAGGTTCTGCGTAAAGCACAGGCCCTCCCAAGGCCCTTTCCAGCTGGGCTCGCTCACTGTCATTCTTGATGCCCCCCAGCCTGTGCCCTCACTGATCCACACTCACACCTCACTGATCCACACTCACAGTGCACACCTGGCTCCAGCCCTGTCCTCCGCAGCACACCTGTAGCCTCAGACCCAGGACCTTGCGTGGATGTGGACCATAAGGCCCCAGGGAGGCTGGCAAGCCCACAGCCCCTCCTCAGCCTGAAAGGCACTCCCCTTCTCCACAGACTGTCTGCATCTGCTCCCGGGGCCTGGCCTCCTGCCTCAGGGAGACAGAGGCCGTACCCGCCCTGGAATGGGCACCCCCTGGGTCTCTCTGATACCTCCAGCCCTCTGCAACA
This Callithrix jacchus isolate 240 chromosome 2, calJac240_pri, whole genome shotgun sequence DNA region includes the following protein-coding sequences:
- the ELFN1 gene encoding protein ELFN1, whose protein sequence is MARLGWGALWVCVAAATLLHAGGLARGDCWLIEGDKGFVWLAICSQNQPPYEAIPQQINNTIVDLRLNENRIRSVQYASLSRFGNLTYLNLTKNEIGYIEDGAFSGQFNLQVLQLGYNRLRNLTEGMLRGLGKLEYLYLQANLIEVVMASSFWECPNIVNIDLSMNRIQQLNSGTFAGLAKLSVCELYSNPFYCSCELLGFLRWLAAFTNATQAYDRMQCESPPVYSGYYLLGQGRRGHRSILSKLQSVCTEDSYAAEVVGPPRPAPGRSQPGRSPPPPPPQEPSDAPCTEDECFSGDGTTPLVALPTLATQAEARPLIKVKQLTQNSATITVQLPSPFHRMYTLEHFNNSKSSTVSRLTKAQEEIRLTNLFTLTNYTYCVVSTSAGLRHNHTCLTICLPRLPSPPGPVPSPSTATHYIMTILGCLFGMVLVLGAVYYCLRRRRRQEEKHKKAASAAAAGSLKKTIIELKYGPELEAPGLAPLSQGPLLGPEAVTRIPYLPAAGEVEPYKLVESADTPKASKGSYMEVRTGDPPDRRDGELGRPGPDSQSSVAEISTIAKEVDKVNQIINNCIDALKSEATSFQGVKAGPASAAEPPPLVLLSEPLAAKHGFLAPAYKDTFGHSLQRHHSLEAPGPPRAGTLTSGGSARSPRAFRAEAVGVHKGAAAEAKYIEKSSPAAADAILTVTPVAAALRAEAEKGRQYGEHRHSYPGPHPAEPPAPSGPPPPPAHEGLGRKASILDPLTRPRPRDLAYSPLSPQYHSLSYSSSPEYTCRASQSIWERFRLSRRRHKEEEEFMAAGHALRKKVQFAKDEDLHDILDYWKGVSAQHKS